Proteins encoded in a region of the Papio anubis isolate 15944 chromosome 14, Panubis1.0, whole genome shotgun sequence genome:
- the CMPK2 gene encoding UMP-CMP kinase 2, mitochondrial, giving the protein MAFARPLLRRPLSGQLLGRRGVCAGAMAPPRRFVLELPDCTLAHFALGADDPGDADAPDPRLAALLGPPERSYSLCVPVTPDAGCGARVRAARLHQRLLHQLRRGPFQRCQLLRLLCYCPGGQAGAQQGFLLRDPLDGPDTRQALLELLGACQEAPRPHLGEFEADPRGQLWQRLWEVQDGRRLQVGCAQVVPAPEPPLHPVVPDLPSSVVFPDREAARAVLEECTSFIPEARAVLDLVDQCPKQVQKGKCQVVAIEGLDATGKTTVTQSVADSLKAVLLKSPPSCIGQWRKIFDDEPTIIRRAFYSLGNYIVASEIAKESAKSPVIVDRYWHSTATYAIATEVSGGLQHLPPAHHPVYQWPEDLLKPDLILLLTVSPEERLQRLQGRGMEKTREEAELEANSVFRQKVEMSYQRMENPGCHVVDASPCREKVLQTVLSLIQNSFNEL; this is encoded by the exons ATGGCCTTCGCCCGCCCGCTTCTGCGCCGGCCACTCTCGGGGCAGCTGCTCGGGCGGCGCGGGGTCTGCGCTGGGGCCATGGCTCCGCCGCGCCGCTTCGTCCTGGAGCTCCCCGACTGCACCCTGGCTCATTTCGCCCTGGGCGCCGATGACCCCGGCGACGCAGACGCCCCCGACCCCCGCTTGGCGGCGCTGCTGGGGCCCCCGGAGCGCAGCTACTCGCTGTGCGTGCCGGTGACCCCGGACGCCGGCTGCGGGGCCCGAGTCCGGGCGGCGCGGTTGCACCAACGCCTGCTGCACCAGCTGCGTCGCGGCCCCTTCCAGCGGTGCCAGCTGCTCAGGCTGCTCTGCTACTGCCCGGGCGGCCAGGCCGGCGCGCAGCAAGGCTTCCTGCTGCGCGACCCCCTGGATGGCCCTGACACCCGGCAAGCGCTGCTCGAGCTGCTGGGCGCCTGCCAGGAGGCACCACGCCCCCACCTAGGCGAGTTCGAGGCCGACCCCCGCGGCCAGCTGTGGCAGCGCCTCTGGGAGGTGCAAGATGGCAGACGGCTGCAGGTGGGCTGCGCACAGGTCGTGCCCGCCCCGGAGCCCCCGCTGCACCCGGTGGTGCCAGACTTGCCTAGTTCCGTAGTCTTCCCGGACCGGGAAGCCGCCCGGGCCGTTTTGGAGGAG TGTACCTCCTTTATTCCTGAAGCCCGGGCGGTGCTTGACCTGGTCGACCAGTGCCCAAAACAGGTCCAGAAAGGAAAGTGCCAGGTTGTTGCCATCGAAGGACTGGATGCCACGG GTAAAACCACGGTGACCCAGTCAGTTGCAGATTCGCTTAAGGCTGTCCTCTTAAAGTCACCACCCTCTTGCATTGGCCAGTGGAGGAAAATCTTTGATGATGAACCAACTATCATTAGAAGAGCTTTTTATTCATTGGGCAATTATATTGTGGCCTCTGAAATAGCTAAAGAATCTGCCAAATCTCCTGTGATTGTAGACAG GTACTGGCACAGCACTGCCACCTATGCCATAGCCACCGAGGTGAGTGGGGGTCTCCAGCACCTGCCCCCAGCCCATCACCCTGTATACCAGTGGCCAGAGGACCTGCTTAAACCTGACCTCATCCTGCTGCTCACCGTGAGTCCTGAGGAGAGGTTGCAGAGGCTCCAGGGCCGGGGCATGGAGAAGACCAGGGAAGAAGCAGAACTTGAGGCCAACAGTGTATTTCGTCAAAA
- the RSAD2 gene encoding radical S-adenosyl methionine domain-containing protein 2 (The RefSeq protein has 1 substitution compared to this genomic sequence), whose translation MWVLTPAAFAGKLLSVFRQPLSSLWRSLVPLFCWLRATWLLASKRTKQQLVWREPDETKEEEEDPPLSTTPTSVNYHFTRQCNYKCGFCFHTAKTSFVLPLEEAKRGLLLLKEAGMEKINFSGGEPFLHDRGEYLGKLVKFCKTELQLPSVSIVSNGSLIRERWFQNYGEYLDILAVSCDSFDEEVNVLIGRGQGKKNHVENLQKLRTWCRDYRVAFKINSVINRFNVEEDMTEQIKALNPVRWKVFQCLLIEGENCGEDALREAERFVIGDEEFERFLERHKEVSCLVPESNQKMKDSYLILDEYMRFLNCRKGRKDPSKSILDVGVEEAIKFSGFDEKMFLKRGGKYTWSKADLKLDW comes from the exons atgtggGTACTCACGCCTGCTGCTTTTGCTGGGAAGCTCCTGAGTGTGTTCAGGCAACCTCTGAGCTCTCTGTGGAGGAGCCTTTTCCCGCTGTTCTGCTGGCTGAGGGCAACCTGGCTGCTAGCTTCCAAGAGGACAAAGCAGCAGCTGGTCTGGAGAGAGCCAGATGAGaccaaagaggaggaagaggacccTCCTCTGTCCACCACCCCAACCAGCGTCAACTATCACTTCACTCGCCAGTGCAACTACAAATGCGGCTTCTGTTTCCACACAGCCAAAACATCCTTTGTGCTGCCCCTTGAGGAAGCAAAGAGAGGATTGCTTTTGCTTAAGGAAGCTG GTATGGAGAAGATCAACTTTTCAGGTGGAGAGCCATTTCTTCACGACCGGGGAGAATACCTGGGCAAGTTGGTGAAGTTCTGCAAAACAGAGCTGCAGCTGCCTAGCGTGAGCATCGTGAGCAACGGAAGCCTGATCCGGGAGAGGTGGTTCCAGAATTATG GTGAATATTTGGACATTCTCGCTGTCTCCTGTGACAGCTTTGATGAGGAAGTCAATGTCCTTATTGGCCGTGGCCAAGGAAAGAAGAACCATGTGGAAAACCTTCAAAAGCTGAGGACGTGGTGTAGGGATTATAGAGTCGCTTTCAAGATAAATTCTGTCATTAATCGTTTCAACGTGGAAGAGGACATGACGGAACAGATCAAAGCACTAAACCCCGTCCGCTGGAAA GTGTTCCAGTGCCTCTTAATTGAGGGTGAGAATTGTGGAGAAGATGCTCTAAGGGAAGCAGAAAGATTTGTTATTGGTGATGAAGAATTTGAAAGATTCTTGGAGCGCCACAAAGAAGTGTCCTGTTTGGTGCCTGAATCTAACCAGAAG ATGAAAGACTCCTACCTTATTCTGGATGAATAT ATGCGCTTTCTGAACTGTAGAAAGGGACGGAAGGACCCTTCCAAGTCCATCCTGGATGTTGGTGTAGAAGAAGCTATAAAATTCAGTGGATTTGATGAAAAGATGTTTCTGAAGCGAGGAGGAAAATACACATGGAGTAAGGCTGATCTGAAGCTGGATTGGTAG